A window of Eucalyptus grandis isolate ANBG69807.140 chromosome 4, ASM1654582v1, whole genome shotgun sequence genomic DNA:
aaaaccctaaaccataCCCGTTGTGACACAAAtacccctctttttctttttctttttttcttttcgtgttGCCTAAAACCATAAACTTGTTCACCAAGATacaaatgcccaaaaaaaaaaaattttgttggtAACCTAAAGAACCCCGTAAGCCACTCCAGATAAGAATCCTTAACGACGCCTCTAGGATCcgaacttctccccttcgtgagAGGGAGGGAGCCCGAGCCAGCTACGCCATTACAGGCGGTGGTGCCCCTAACTTTTTTTGTACCATGAAGAATTCCAAACTTATACATCTATGTCGTATGTATCCCATATTTCAATTACATCCAAGTTATATTTGTTATATTGGAGGCATAGACACCTAAAGTGCGAAAACTTAATatagtgggacacttaagtattaaaagtttgaaaaaatacacctaagtgtcaaaatcagagcaaaattgatcagttaagtgccaacaaTAAGAACATCTGACCAAAATGCTGAGATGGGGTTTTTTTGACAAGACAAGTGCAAACTAACATTATTTTGCATGCTGATGTGGCTAGATAAGTCAAAAACAATATCGTTTTGCATATTGATGTGGCTAGGTAAGCCAAAAAAAGATGTCGTTTTgccttgaatttgaattttaatataaatattaattaaactaaagttaaaaataaattattttaaaaaaaggaagaaaaagcccTTACACAACACCTTCTGCAacttttttttaagtttttaatttaatttatttaatatttatattaaaattcaaataaaaggcaaaacgatgttgtttttgttattctCTATTGACTCAACTCTTTGGTGAGCCATGCGGACTAGTtatattattacaaaaaaatgccACTTAGGATTTCTTATACCTGTCATTAGAgttagcacttaaatgtctcAGTCATTCATGATCGGATGACATTAAGAAAAAGTAGAGTATGCATTAGTGTTGTTGATCAATTAGATTGTGCAATTCACCATAATAGTGAgattaatagaaaaatgaaataacaagATTAAGGTGGTTCGATTTGAATTACCGAGACCTATGTTCGTGGAGCGAGTGAGAGTGGTAAATCTACCTTGAATAAGGAGGTTACAAGTTTGAAATAAAGCCTCGCTTAACGTTAGGCGCTGAGCTTTCGTCAATGTCATTAGGTCCCCATGACTTTTATTTTATAGCTGGAAGCATGGTATTTccttatattttagatttccagTGGTAAGCGGAAGAGTTGTCTGCTTATGTTTGACACAATCTTTTACAATGATTTCATGTAAACTCGCAAAAAGAACCGGAGGAACACTCTTAAGAGGTTCTAATGTGTAATCATATAATATTGATTTAAACCAGACTTTAGAAAACGTTTCGATTGAAAATGCGATGCGATCTAGGTGCTTGCTCGAGAGGCCGTGGACTCCAATTTATACATTGGATGGCTTCTGGGCATTCCCCTTCGGACACAACACCAAACTCCTTCTATGTACTCTACATTACTTCTCCGACCTTCGATCCTCATGTAATTTATTGAGGTACTTTGATGAGACCAAAGTTTACCTATTTTAAGTTGGGTTTTCTCACCATAAAAACAAATGCTATGAGGATAAAAAGGAGTAACGACATGAGTAATTACTAAACTTTTTTTCCTATATTTAATGGGGTTGCtatacttttttatttgttcaattttatccATAACCTCTTAAAAATCCACTACATGTAGTCCTTCCATAAAGTATATCCACATATCATATGTACCTTTTTGACGTGGACTGCACTATTAGCATTCACTGGCCCCAAATAACAATCTAGACTACTATCTTGTTTTCCCTGGCAAGCAaatctttttgttcatttcttctcgGTGCGAATGATAATCCTCCtattttagaaatcaatttctattctaaaaatatattattttatttgtacTTCCCAAAcgagtttctgagcaaaagaatCAAGTAGCATTTGAGTAATCTACGTCAAACTTGAATAGCTCAAGAGCTTGAGTGAGTTACATTCTTATTTCCAAACATAGGAATCTAGAAGCACTTCCCAAACCTAGAAAACACCCCAAACCTAGAAAACACGTTGATATAGTTAAGCAAAATGGGAACTCAGCCAATGGTCGTCCAAAGTTGATATTGGTCATAAATATGATTTCAGTGTAGAAGTTCAGTTTTCTTGAAGCGCTCCACCAGCCAATCTCAGTTATTTATGACTATTTACGTGGCACCAATTCATTGGCAAAGAATCACACCTTCAagatcaataatattttattagcaGATGCTGACCCAAGCTAGTTGTTTTACTTTAGAAAACTAGTAATAACTTGCCGATGATTGGAAGGCAAACATAGATGCAAATGCACATCCACGTATAACAACGCACAAGCCTCTtagaaccataaatttttgcacTACATGACAATGTTGAATGGTAGCATTTTGATTAATCAATCATCAGTCAATGACAACCAGAGTCCATGATGAGGGTGCAATAGCAAGCTTAATTTTTGGGGGTCTAAGTCGCAACAGCTATCCAGgcacaaaggaggaggagagggtcCACTGAAGCATTATCGAGAGAGAGTGGGAGTGACGACAGTTGAGCAGCATTTTGTCTATAAAAACCCAACACACCCATTTGGAGTTCGTCGTGCACAAACTGAAAGTTACAACTCACCAAGTCACTCCAATTGTGTCCTAGACAGTACCCAGAGCACGACTATGGCCAAACAAAACCAATTCTCATTCCTCACATCAGCTGCTCTTTTGGTCATTATAGTTTCTGTTTCGGAAACTCTTTGTCGCCCTCTTGAAGAGGAACACTTGTTAAAGCAACATGAGGAGTGGATGGCCATCCACGGGCGTGTCTACAAGGATGCGGTCGAAAAGGCAAAACGGTATGAGATATTTAAAGAGAACGTTAAGCGCATCAACGCCTTTAATAATGGTAAGGACGTGGGGTACAAACTGGCTGTGAATAAGTTCGCAGACCTAACCAATGAGGAGTTCCGCGCTTCCTACACCGGCTACAAGAGGAGGCCCACAAGGGTCCTGTCCTCTGGCGAAAAAAAACCGTTCAAGTATGCCAACTTCACCGCCATTCCAGCTGCCTTAGACTGGCGAACCAAGAAGGCTGTGACACCTGTTAAGGATCAAGGCAACTGTGGTGAGTGGAAAATCAAAACTTGTCCTGCGAAAATGTCAAAATTCTCATGTCGTACTCAAGCTGTTGAAAAGAGGCAACAATTGTGCATATAGGAGCTAACAATATTATCTATAATTCACTGTTACATTCCTTTTACGCCCATCATACTACATGTGTACATATGTCTCTTTGTAATTCATTTTACTATCTCCTTTCGCAGGAAGTTGTTGGGCATTCTCGGCTGTGGCAGCTATGGAAGGGATTACCATGATCAAGAAGGGGAAGTTGGTGCCACTCTCGGTGCAAGAACTCGTGGATTGTGATGATAACGATGATGGTTGCATGGGCGGGCTCATAGACAGTGCCTTCGAGTTCATTGTAAGCAATGGTGGCCTCACGACTGAGGCGAACTATCCTTACCAGGGAATTGACGGGACCTGCAATACGGCCAAGACGGCAAACCAGGCAGCCTCAATAACTGGGTATCAGGATGTGCCGGCCAACAACGAGAAGGCCCTCTTGCAGGCCGTGGCAAACCAGCCAGTCTCGGTGGCAATTGAGGGGGGCGGGTATAATTTCCAATTCTACTCAAGCGGCGTGTTCACAGGCTCATGTGGGACCGACATCGACCACGCAGTCACGGCAGTCGGGTATGGGAAGACCTCTGGCTCTGGCGGGACCAAGTATTGGCTGATGAAGAATTCGTGGGGCACCGGGTGGGGAGAGAAAGGGTACATGAGGATCCAGAAGGATGTGAGCTCTAAGGCTGGTCTCTGTGGTCTTGCCACGGAAGCTTCTTATCCAACtgcatgaagaaagaagaagaggaaaaaataaattatgagtcTACATATGTGATAGTGGTTCTTGGGCTCTCTATATGTATGAAATGTAGTCTAGCGTCTCTCTAAAAGAAGCAAGTGTTAAGTGACAGTACGTCACTAGGGTTGGTGTGTCCTACAACAGAAACAGAATGTTGTTAGCAAAATTAGGGGCCTGCCAACTAAACTTGCTTGTAAGTGTACGAATAAATGTGCGGGACAAGATAAAGAACATAGTCCCTCGAATGAATGGAACAATTTTGTTAATGCGATTTTATCGTAAGGAATTGTGTCCAACCCtagaaatttagttattttagataattttgattggaaattactGGTATGGCGGATCCAGTTATCATCAGCCATTCCATCCCACGAAATATGTGGTTGGCACTAATGAGGACAAttgtttgtaattttatttttattttttaccgtTCTATCTTTTTTTATCACCAAGACCAGCCACATGCGAGGGCCAATTTGACTGAACTAGAATTAAAATTATCCTCATGGATGATCAATTTTTTAAGGTTCTCCAATTAATTGAAAGTCTGATCCAAATTGATTTGCATACTCATTGCCTGAAGCTTAAAAACCGCTTAATCTGGATGGGGATTGAATTACAGCTAGCTCTTATCCATGGTCAATTTTCATCTCGAAGCATAGTGATCTTCTTTCTTCGGACCAGACGTGTGCACCCTTGAGATTCATCACCACTGCCTCTTTGTTTTTTATCCTATCATGAACAACATCCACCTATCATCCTCCTTACTAGATATCTACTCGTATCGTCATGCAATAGTACTTATGGCTCCTTTGTTATCTTTTTACGCATCATCTACATTGAGTTTCAACCCTCGATGTCCTTTCCCCAAGAGAATCAGCTACTGAACTAATCTTGACTTTATTCTCCTCTCTAAGCTTGTCCGAAAATTCCATAAACTCCTGTAAAATCAACTTAATTGCTTGTGAAGAATTTGGAATAGCTTGATTGTGTAATATGCTATTCCTATACCACTAAATTCTAGGGCATATAAGGTGAAGAGCTTGCAATCTAAGCCCATTCTCTGTGCAATTCACCCTTGGTCAAGGAACTGGTTTATCATCTCCTCTTGCGTTGTGAAGTTCCAAGCAAATGGTGACACCCCCATGAACTTTGTTTCCATAAAATCTGAATCAAGGGGCATAGGCccaatttggtttggtttttgggGAATgtttttgtcacgccccgatcctcgggcacgcacacatcattctcacttggtcgattttatactgcgatatcccaggacaatgtatcgccgaccctttcatatttaagcacatgcggaagcaattataaatccccagacaataaaacaatgggatagaaaagcaggctatatttttcatattgaaatttataaccaaacctttatacatagCATTAGACAGAGCACTTCACAAACTATTCGCAACTTCAGTCTCACTCTATCTACACATATACAAAAGGGTTCACAAAGAGATGAGATTTCAATCCTCGTCTAAGTCATACTCGAGATCATCCTGATCCTCCTCTGATTCCTCTTCACTCAGATCATTCTCTTCCTCAATTTCACCTGCGAGTTCTCCTTCAcaaattcctcctcctcagctcctcgtcgggatcctgaaatgttttccccaaactgggatgagactacgtctcagcgagttctaccccactaagcccgattagtaaactattatactaaaggctgcctaaacacgcatagctcagaagacgtaccttagcatcagatcccacctgcaagtcagtacaatttacAATAGACActcaagcaatcatatcaccgatcgaagcatcgatcaaatcgacctagtcgattacaagccaacaagaccactcacagtcatttccattcagtcaatcaattcacaacatcaaatcaaaacaatgatcaatcgacctcgtcgattacatgttagACGGACCATTCTGGGTCAATTcgattattccatctcaatcatTAATTACGAACTACGATCCTCATATCACATCTTAAGCAAAGGTGGAAGACACAGTCCCACTCgacaacattcaatatttaTTGGTTTatggtcccactcgaccactttcgataatCGATACACAGAATTACGGCCACGTAGGCACACtctacgccacacaggcatgatcaactatcgccacacacaggcatgatcacttatcgccacacaggcatgatcaactatcgccacacacaggcatgatcacttatcgccacacaggcatgatcaactatcgccacacaggcatgatcaactttCAACAATTTACGAGCATTCTCTAAGGAACttcttcgccaagatgacataatcAACCACTTGAAtacacgtgcattctccagtgATATTCcgattcaccgagcccacgaaTTTCCTTTCAGGTGAtaaccaatacccaacgatttctcaatcaaataattaaatcaactcaacaagcATTATAACcgctgaataacatacttggccatttaccaatcaacaattcaatctcaatcaatttcaatcaatttagggtaaatccctaaaatatcacaatttattaaattccatacaacgtggagctcaaatgaataaacggactgcgccacgacggtcagcacgagatttcggtcgtcggccatcaaaatcttaatttctgaaaaataaataaataatttattaatttcgaaaattacaaaaaattaatattaaaaattcattttagctcaaaataaagcccgattaaataaacagacttcaccacggtcatcagcacaatattccgaTCCCGGGCCATcacagttgaattttcggaaaataattaattatttaatgcaattccgaaaattaataattaaatactaaaaatatccacttaggcccgaaaagcctaattggagcccactaagggtcgggaaaaatctcgaggcacttccaataattagtagaccatgtctacttgctaattgcacaatcaatttatctaaatcgcatcacaattgactaataattgctaatttattctaatctaacaacctaaacataattaattaaatctaaaccaaccttaagcataattagccaactaatccaagattagtgagattactcaccaaatcgcccgcaaatcggatcaatccgatggcggcgacgcgaggaacgattgttcccaaagcgacTCACGGATCCgaggcccggaaacggcccaaaacggtcttgaaccagctggaaacccactcgcgGGTTTGCTGGACGGGGCTGATCGGAgctgctccggcggctagggcggcaaggggaagccggcggagggcgaggggaacgcgggggaggtccggcggggttgggcggtggccggagATGGCCGGACAAGGGCTGGTCGGGGCGGAACAGGGGCGAAACAGGGCTGGGCCGAGCGGATTCGCTCGGGAAGCACGCCCTGGCGCGCGCGCGTCGAGCGGGCGGCTGTTGCGGGCGTgcggcggcggtgcggcggggGACGGTTGGCGATGGAGCTGCAGCTTGGTTTTGGTTCGCTCgcgaagaaagaaggagaagaagaagttggttCTGGTGTgcgggaaggaagaagagagaggagaggatatgcattgaccggtcaaaagggaagagagagagaataggcggtggggaattcgcacgaggggaaggggagaggagagaggagagagaaagaaaagagagaaaaagagagagggagagagagaaaataaaataaaaataacacttattcttattttcttttcttttctctttctcaatcTATTTCCTTTCGAGCTTCaaattttcttccgataatttctttattgaaatttcggacccgtcaataaattgacgagcgatgagacatgatcctaaaaataagaattatgacgcgcttaaaattcgattcccgaaatcgagttcaatttcgtggttaaaaatcaatcagacgtgattttagctcaatcccaccaattaggtagcttttagggattttacagctgatacatcccttaacggcctcacccaataggttagttaactcatgagtgatcagctcagagaaaaagagccataggcacgtcgacgaaatgcccatttcactttatcgaaacggggtcgaatttcaggatgtcacagtttTTGGGAAAGAACAAATATCTTTGAGCTATAGAGGTTCTCTAAAATGcaaatagtgtttggtaaattgtaattttaaagttgtcgcgacctaatttttttgggtgcaccacctaaaactaggtaaATGGACTGCTAAGCTTTTACACTTAACTCGGgctttcccaagcccataccaattcgcgacttaggtttgaatttattaacatgcaaattgattttatttaggagtcgccactaatcagtttatggtagatcgattagacacctaagtaaaataatgggagaattactttactcctacgaaccagagactaagggtacggggacttgattacattatatttctctaatgccatttcggtaccattctttttattttcaaaaacgtttggcaattgaattgattttaaactatctccctaacatgtgaggttattatgcgggtgcgcaaaccaccaatttaacactcaagaaagcaattaaataatgtagaatttacctcaaagcaacgaaagcatctgcagtgttaaattaaaatccacatcaacaatcctagatatggtttctaattaacaagcattactcaatttttgttttcactttatttaatgaaaatcatgcgatgcatgctaataatctaatatgacgtggcagcatgacctaaactatatgacatgaagaaatgcaataattaaatgcaatctaaatgacctaattctaatgacatgcaatgcgatacaatgacatacaaaattatttaacctaaaatgacatgcaagcTATATGTCAagtgacatttattaaatgacataatctaatgacgggcaatttctaattagaaatgaacctaacaataatcactaaaatgacgtgcatttcatgggcttaattctatataacgtgcacatgatttttctattctaaaaatgcaatctattcctagaaattgcaactaatttatcctaagacaaattttatgaaattcgaaatttaaaaatgcaaaagtgatctagctagattaagattctatctaatttgaactagggattaagtcatattaaatcctaatttaaactaagacattatctaaatctaagatgcaatttatctaaaaagatgatctaaatttaaaatgaaacatgcaattctaatctaaaatgcacaatgattttcttgtgtttttctttaagaaattcgaaattaaaacttcacataattaaacatgcaattcaaataaaaactaacaacctaaatgaattactttcttttttggatttttttttattttttttaaattcagaataaaatccctattctagatatgcaagataacaagaaatattccaaaacaaactgaatcataattcaaatattttttagattttttagtgttttttttcaaaacaatgcaattaccaactaaacattaaatctaaactgtCACGACCTAAAATTTTTTAGGgccaatcctaaagtttaggttaatggattactaagtctgaagacttggcttggaccctcccaagtcctaccaatcgcgacttgaaattaatctatttaaacatgcaattatattcaatttggagccgccactaaccaattagggtcggttagaaacccaagtaaagtatgggagaatactttacttttgcgaaccagagattcagtaggtccggggacatgattacgctagattagtctaacgccctttcggtaccttttattttaatttcaaaaatattttgcaggcaatgttgattaattttaacttaagctactaacatgcaaatggtggtcatacGGGtgaacaatcaataaaataacattcaataaaaaaaatgctaataaaaatgcatgccctaaacatgatttctaaatgacatgacacctaatttttcttttttcttttaaaaatgttaattatatgcaatcttaatttaaatttgatatgcatgagttttactttaatgacatatgagatgcaattcatgtgacataatttaaatcattacaatatgtatgcaatctaatttacataaccctaaatatgcatatgttgTATGATATGAGATATATGACGtcataattctatatgcatgttctttttatgattttttaatgattttttttattacacatatgcaacctacactaacaatgatgacatgaaatgaGATTGATTATGAGCTAACCTATTAACAAACCAAATAaaagacttttgtgttttcttttttttatttgaaatgacctagtaatttttattaaaaagaaagtaaCGTAATGatacaatgataatttttttggcattttatatatatatatatatatatatatatatttaaaaaaaaaactacataatGAGAATGTTAAAACATTAACTTATAACCCACTAATTAAAACGCAATATGTA
This region includes:
- the LOC104442614 gene encoding senescence-specific cysteine protease SAG12; amino-acid sequence: MAKQNQFSFLTSAALLVIIVSVSETLCRPLEEEHLLKQHEEWMAIHGRVYKDAVEKAKRYEIFKENVKRINAFNNGKDVGYKLAVNKFADLTNEEFRASYTGYKRRPTRVLSSGEKKPFKYANFTAIPAALDWRTKKAVTPVKDQGNCGSCWAFSAVAAMEGITMIKKGKLVPLSVQELVDCDDNDDGCMGGLIDSAFEFIVSNGGLTTEANYPYQGIDGTCNTAKTANQAASITGYQDVPANNEKALLQAVANQPVSVAIEGGGYNFQFYSSGVFTGSCGTDIDHAVTAVGYGKTSGSGGTKYWLMKNSWGTGWGEKGYMRIQKDVSSKAGLCGLATEASYPTA